One Rhinoraja longicauda isolate Sanriku21f chromosome 21, sRhiLon1.1, whole genome shotgun sequence genomic region harbors:
- the usp42 gene encoding uncharacterized protein usp42 isoform X2 yields MIYQIFGGYLRSRVKCLNCKGVSDTYDPYLDIALEIKTAPNITKALEQFVKPEQLDGENAYKCTKCKKMVPASKRFTIHRASNVLTLSLKRFANFTGGKITKEVRYSEYLDVRPYMSQSNGEPVVYALYAVLVHSGFSCHAGHYYCYIKASNGQWYQMNDSLVSTSDIRSVLNQQAYVLFYIRSHDTKNGSKHSNHMGQSSPRPPVNQRLTNNQTLTGFIGPQLSPQMTKKSNHLTNGNCSLKDVHNNAAASTSGSRTISTPPGPSPSRLLPRPTTLPESSKRQKLSFSIQPSKPGTRQAQPPTKLHSSPLENLYKAPSTASHTSVSPSTSGTSAAASPPSIPPAATVVATQSVESNTASSHLMVNGQSKGPASSLVPYNEESSEESDEEPKGLIKENGYAKSLNRTINGTGPSLYLKMNSMSAATSDDSCPKMPPEIDATDALRGTRDNGRHQASEPIVPQMLSADCPANDLSAKGSPPTVEVRPSVQNPNIENTMFNSTGRKNGCEEARGNEHHLLLLSKSSSAINHSGGGGDADTVQTCLTKKESSLSSPLQEAADGMSTLSPVDPCKGNGDFQRNADDCCVLSSIPIKQSPVHNVQTIQEKTDIEKQAEERIKQSQSTKGWAMDHTTNGHSFENSKQSSQDPASKLSEMENHRIKPQSDSNHKGVLDSGIQANAVHAHNKANISQDETSPVGKYDRSTEKHQIDRETDDQKKNRVFEENGQLVNKVWLQKEFIKKESHQKPEQEPTGLVTATVKESSNQNKNSNSELDNTYKTAVLSPVRVTAGPEERRIQEESTVTVHAEPLSRASTSEEKGRLLQRDNYKSDSNYRSRERRERRLSQNETEVEKSSCSYSNWSHKVDHQDGRVDKYKRDNECPPDRQSYCNSKPLLSSHHSYQDNFHREKYSSSSTGKPWSNQFEYNGLEYRGERKRKCCDSETGDSDGERKWKRFTRDWPSEERRMKRHKKSRKKKASKDKHKDRNHRQYPLHTSELGSGTDERKHRKKKKKKKKKKRHHDDKDSHYQKDHHHSRKHQSVKSASVTADRERICEAAQSSCPEDKMHRYKLTCDLRMQQKDKAAHTDDKQNGPHLQGREEILNEHNGGISRHLLDNTGSGSISDRHTEWARKRLENGSDLYRHSKPDKEHLREKHYSHSYKECCPADNRSSLSGVSSFRGSTRRKSDEKRCVEQKPHYTCMEGKL; encoded by the exons GAAGTGCGGTATTCTGAGTATCTGGACGTTCGGCCCTACATGTCCCAGTCAAATGGAGAGCCAGTTGTGTATGCCTTGTATGCAGTGTTGGTACATTCAGGCTTCAGCTGTCATGCTGGACATTACTACTGCTACATCAAG GCAAGCAATGGACAATGGTACCAGATGAACGATTCTCTTGTATCTACAAGTGACATCCGATCAGTGCTGAATCAACAAGCTTATGTACTGTTTTACATCAG ATCGCATGACACAAAAAATGGGTCAAAGCATTCAAATCACATGGGCCAGTCATCTCCAAGGCCGCCTGTCAATCAGAGGTTGACCAACAACCAAACTCTCACTGGATTTATTGGACCACAACTCTCCCCGCAAATGACCAAG AAATCAAATCACTTAACAAATGGGAACTGCTCTCTGAAAGATGTTCACAATAATGCAGCAGCCAGCACGAGTGGCAGCAGGACAATTTCTACACCTCCTGGGCCCTCTCCGAGTCGGTTACTGCCCAGGCCCACCACCTTGCCCGAATCGTCCAAACGGCAAAAGCTTTCCTTCAGTATACAGCCTTCCAAGCCAGGGACGAGACAGGCCCAGCCCCCGACCAAGCTCCACAGTAGTCCGTTGGAAAACCTATACAAGGCTCCGTCCACTGCTTCCCATACCAGTGTTTCACCATCTACCTCGGGAACCTCAGCTGCTGCATCCCCACCCTCCATTCCACCTGCTGCTACCGTCGTAGCCACTCAATCCGTGGAGTCCAACACCGCCTCTTCTCACTTAATGGTGAACGGTCAGTCCAAGGGACCTGCCAGTTCTTTAGTTCCGTATAACGAGGAATCCTCGGAGGAATCTGATGAAGAGCCCAAGGGCTTGATTAAGGAGAATGGCTACGCAAAGTCCCTGAACAGAACAATTAATGGAACTGGACCCAGCCTGTATCTCAAAATGAATTCCATGTCTGCAGCCACCAGTGATGACTCTTGCCCAAAAATGCCGCCTGAGATAGATGCCACTGATGCACTTAGGGGCACAAGGGACAATGGCAggcatcaggcatctgaacccaTTGTTCCTCAGATGTTGTCTGCAGATTGCCCTGCAAATGATCTGTCTGCAAAGGGATCACCACCCACTGTTGAA GTCCGTCCTTCTGTCCAGAATCCAAACATAGAAAACACAATGTTCAACTCTACAGGCAGAAAAAATGGCTGTGAAGAAGCCAG GGGAAATGAACACCACCTGCTTCTCCTATCAAAGAGCAGTTCTGCAATAAAtcacagtggtggtggtggtgatgcagACACAGTCCAAACGTGTTTGACGAAGAAAGAATCGAGCTTGAGTTCCCCGTTGCAGGAAGCCGCTGATGGAATGTCTACATTATCCCCAGTTGATCCCTGTAAAGGTAACGGTGATTTTCAGAGAAACGCTGACGACTGCTGTGTTCTCAGCAGTATCCCCATCAAACAGAGTCCTGTTCACAATGTGCAAACCATCCAGGAGAAAACAGACATTGAGAAACAAGCCGAAGAGAGAATCAAACAAAGTCAGAGCACAAAGGGCTGGGCGATGGACCACACGACCAATGGACACAGTTTTGAAAATAGTAAACAGTCCAGCCAAGATCCTGCCAGTAAATTGTCGGAAATGGAAAATCACCGAATTAAACCTCAATCTGATTCCAACCATAAAGGCGTCTTGGACAGTGGTATCCAAGCAAATGCGGTCCACGCTCATAATAAGGCAAATATAAGTCAAGATGAAACTTCTCCAGTGGGGAAATACGATCGTTCAACTGAGAAACATCAGATTGATAGGGAAACGGATGATCAAAAGAAGAATCGGGTGTTTGAGGAAAATGGCCAACTTGTCAACAAAGTTTGGCTTCAGAAAGAGTTTATCAAAAAGGAATCACACCAGAAACCAGAGCAGGAACCAACTGGGCTGGTTACCGCAACTGTAAAGGAGAGCTCCAATCAAAATAAGAACAGCAATTCAGAACTTGACAACACTTACAAAACAGCAGTCCTTTCACCAGTCAGAGTTACAGCTGGTCCAGAGGAAAGGAGGATTCAGGAGGAGAGCACTGTTACTGTCCACGCAGAACCTCTGAGTAGGGCATCGACCAGTGAAGAGAAAGGTAGACTATTGCAACGGGATAATTACAAGAGTGACTCCAACTACAGGTCCAGGGAACGGAGAGAAAGGAGGTTATCTCAAAATGAAACAGAGGTTGAAAAATCAAGTTGCAGTTACAGTAATTGGTCTCACAAAGTAGACCATCAAGATGGGAGAGTTGATAAATATAAAAGAGATAATGAGTGTCCACCTGACAGGCAAAGTTACTGCAATTCAAAGCCACTGCTGTCTTCCCATCACTCTTACCAGGATAATTTTCACCGAGAGAAATACAGCTCGAGTTCCACTGGGAAGCCGTGGAGCAATCAGTTTGAGTACAACGGACTGGAATACAGAGGCGAACGTAAAAGGAAATGCTGCGACAGCGAGACTGGTGACAGTGATGGCGAACGGAAATGGAAAAGGTTCACCCGGGATTGGCCATCCGAAGAGAGGAGAATGAAAAGGCACAAGAAATCAAGGAAGAAAAAGGCGTCAAAAGACAAACACAAAGATAGAAATCATAG GCAATATCCGTTGCATACGTCTGAACTAGGTTCTGGAACTGATGAACGAAAACACAggaaaaagaagaagaagaagaagaagaagaagcgacATCACGATGACAAAGACAGCCATTACCAAAAAGATCACCACCATTCCAGGAAGCACCAGAGTGTGAAATCGGCCAGCGTTACGGCTGACCGGGAGCGCATCTGTGAAGCAGCCCAAAGCAGCTGCCCTGAAGATAAGATGCACAGATATAAACTCACGTGCGACCTACGAATGCAACAGAAAGATAAAGCTGCACACACAGACGACAAGCAGAACGGTCCTCACCTCCAAGGCAGAG AGGAAATATTGAACGAGCATAATGGAGGCATTAGCAGGCATCTTCTAGACAATACAGGATCCGGATCGATTTCTGACCGTCACACTGAGTGGGCCAGGAAGAGGTTGGAAAACGGCAGTGATTTATACAGACATTCAAAACCAGATAAAGAACACT TACGAGAAAAACACTACTCACACAGTTACAAGGAATGCTGTCCCGCAGATAACAGGAGCAGTCTTTCTGGTGTTAGTTCTTTCAGAGGTTCTACGAGGCGGAAG AGCGATGAAAAGAGATGTGTAGAGCAGAAACCTCACTACACCTGCATGGAAGGCAAACTTTAA